A region from the Sandaracinus amylolyticus genome encodes:
- the rfbC gene encoding dTDP-4-dehydrorhamnose 3,5-epimerase: MKVTETTLPGVLLIEPQVFGDSRGFFLETFSAQRYAEAGIPGPFVQDNMSRSAKGIVRGLHLQSPNAQGKLVWVVQGSVLDVALDVRVGSPTFGKWVAEELSEENKRQLWIPPGFAHGFAVTSESAVFVYKCTEYYAPKDEVGVLWNDPDLGIPWPVIEAVVSPKDRAHPRLKDVDHARLPRYVG; this comes from the coding sequence ATGAAGGTCACCGAGACCACGCTCCCGGGCGTGCTGCTGATCGAGCCGCAGGTCTTCGGCGACTCGCGCGGCTTCTTCCTCGAGACGTTCTCGGCGCAGCGCTACGCGGAAGCGGGCATCCCCGGGCCCTTCGTGCAGGACAACATGTCCCGCAGCGCGAAGGGCATCGTGCGCGGCCTGCACCTCCAGAGCCCGAACGCGCAGGGGAAGCTCGTGTGGGTCGTGCAGGGCTCGGTGCTCGACGTGGCGCTCGACGTGCGCGTGGGCTCGCCGACGTTCGGCAAGTGGGTCGCGGAGGAGCTGAGCGAGGAGAACAAGCGCCAGCTCTGGATCCCGCCAGGCTTCGCGCACGGCTTCGCGGTCACGAGCGAGAGCGCGGTCTTCGTCTACAAGTGCACCGAGTACTACGCGCCGAAGGACGAGGTCGGCGTGCTCTGGAACGATCCCGATCTCGGCATCCCGTGGCCCGTGATCGAAGCGGTCGTGTCGCCGAAGGATCGCGCGCACCCGCGGCTGAAGGACGTCGATCACGCGCGCCTGCCGAGGTACGTCGGATGA
- the rfbA gene encoding glucose-1-phosphate thymidylyltransferase RfbA, which yields MSIQKGIILAGGSGTRLWPMTKSVSKQLMPIYDKPMIYYPLTTLMLAGISDVLVITTPHEQALFKNLLGDGSQWGMSIRYAVQPKPEGLAQAFLIGKEFIGGQPCALVLGDNIFYGHGLQGLLEDSAKRDQGATVFGYWVKNPQAYGVAEFDAEGKVIGLEEKPQNPRSHYAVAGLYFYDKQVVDLATSLKPSKRGELEITDLNRLYLEQGNLRLEKFGRGVAWLDTGTPESLLQAANFIQTIQQRQGLQVACPEEVAFRKGWIKAGDLEKLAEPLAKTEYGQYLIAIATDGPAR from the coding sequence ATGTCGATCCAGAAGGGCATCATCCTCGCGGGCGGATCGGGCACGCGCCTCTGGCCGATGACGAAGTCGGTCAGCAAGCAGCTGATGCCCATCTACGACAAGCCGATGATCTACTACCCGCTGACCACGCTCATGCTGGCGGGGATCAGCGACGTGCTCGTCATCACCACGCCGCACGAGCAGGCGCTCTTCAAGAACCTGCTGGGCGACGGCTCGCAGTGGGGCATGTCGATCCGCTACGCCGTGCAGCCGAAGCCCGAGGGGCTCGCGCAGGCGTTCCTCATCGGCAAGGAGTTCATCGGCGGCCAGCCCTGCGCGCTGGTGCTCGGTGACAACATCTTCTACGGCCACGGTCTGCAGGGCCTGCTCGAGGACAGCGCGAAGCGCGATCAGGGCGCGACCGTCTTCGGCTACTGGGTGAAGAACCCGCAGGCGTACGGCGTCGCGGAGTTCGACGCCGAGGGCAAGGTGATCGGCCTCGAGGAGAAGCCGCAGAACCCGCGCTCGCACTACGCCGTCGCCGGGCTCTACTTCTACGACAAGCAGGTCGTCGACCTCGCGACGAGCCTCAAGCCGAGCAAGCGCGGCGAGCTCGAGATCACCGACCTCAACCGCCTCTATCTCGAGCAGGGCAACCTGCGCCTCGAGAAGTTCGGGCGCGGCGTCGCGTGGCTCGACACCGGCACGCCGGAGTCGCTGCTCCAGGCCGCGAACTTCATCCAGACGATCCAGCAGCGCCAGGGCCTCCAGGTCGCGTGCCCGGAGGAGGTCGCGTTCCGCAAGGGATGGATCAAGGCGGGCGATCTCGAGAAGCTCGCCGAGCCGCTCGCGAAGACCGAGTACGGGCAGTACCTGATCGCGATCGCCACCGACGGCCCCGCGCGATGA
- the rfbB gene encoding dTDP-glucose 4,6-dehydratase: MNVLVTGGAGFIGSNFLNLMVPRYPQHRFVCVDKLTYAANLQSLEGVSSASNYALERVDIADWDAVDRLFAKETPDLVVHFAAESHVDRSILGPRDFVKTNIEGTFNLLEACRKAWGSTKDGAKKSDVLFHHVSTDEVYGSLGDEGLFTEETRYDPSSPYSASKASSDHLVRAYSRTYGMPVKITNCSNNYGPRQFPEKLIPLMIQHMLERKPLPIYGKGLNVRDWLYVDDHCEAIWAVIERGVVGETYNVGGNSEKKNIEVVDTLCAIVAEETGTKADELLGLKTYVTDRPGHDLRYAIDATKIRRECGWTPKETFETGMRKTVRWYLDNRAWVEAVKSGEYRKWMDANYGGR; the protein is encoded by the coding sequence ATGAACGTCCTCGTGACCGGCGGCGCGGGATTCATCGGTTCGAATTTCCTGAACCTGATGGTGCCGCGGTACCCACAGCACCGTTTCGTCTGCGTCGACAAGCTCACGTACGCCGCGAACCTGCAGTCGCTCGAGGGCGTGTCGAGCGCGTCGAACTACGCGCTCGAGCGCGTCGACATCGCCGACTGGGACGCGGTCGATCGCCTCTTCGCGAAGGAGACGCCGGACCTCGTCGTGCACTTCGCGGCGGAGAGCCACGTCGATCGCAGCATCCTCGGCCCGCGCGACTTCGTGAAGACGAACATCGAGGGGACGTTCAACCTCCTCGAGGCGTGCCGCAAGGCGTGGGGTTCGACAAAAGACGGTGCGAAGAAGAGCGACGTGCTCTTCCACCACGTCTCGACCGACGAGGTGTACGGCTCGCTCGGCGACGAGGGGCTCTTCACGGAAGAGACGCGCTACGACCCGTCGAGCCCGTACTCCGCGAGCAAGGCGTCGAGCGATCACCTCGTGCGTGCCTATTCACGCACGTACGGCATGCCCGTGAAGATCACGAACTGCTCGAACAACTACGGTCCGCGGCAGTTCCCCGAGAAGCTCATCCCGCTGATGATCCAGCACATGCTCGAGCGGAAGCCGCTGCCGATCTACGGCAAGGGCCTCAACGTGCGTGACTGGCTCTACGTCGACGATCACTGCGAGGCGATCTGGGCGGTGATCGAGCGCGGCGTGGTCGGCGAGACGTACAACGTCGGCGGCAACTCGGAGAAGAAGAACATCGAGGTCGTCGACACGCTCTGCGCGATCGTCGCCGAGGAGACGGGCACGAAGGCCGACGAGCTGCTCGGGCTCAAGACCTACGTGACCGATCGTCCGGGCCACGACCTGCGCTACGCGATCGACGCGACGAAGATCCGTCGCGAGTGCGGCTGGACGCCGAAGGAGACCTTCGAGACCGGCATGCGCAAGACGGTGCGCTGGTATCTCGACAACCGCGCTTGGGTCGAGGCCGTGAAGAGCGGCGAGTACCGCAAGTGGATGGACGCGAACTACGGGGGACGCTGA
- a CDS encoding diiron oxygenase, with protein MQTTTTVPQSSMLAEQLTKASRKGFWDVYSYFQWPESLPDDAWYMSPELISIYGTELWERMTEAQQKKLSLFEIGNFFSLTLQGERPLVAGMSDLLYSSKMTPQATEYLHHFIDEENKHMIMFGIFCHRYLGKVYPEKKIALPREYAKGEAEVTFFCKVMVVEELGDYYNVVMQRDKRIHSLIQEINFVHHRDEARHLGFGREFAREMWEKHSPSWPPEVLTRFRSWLAQYLKSSWADFYNPSMYRDAGITRDSGLGDPYEVRQMALAHPKCLEHREKASKKLITYFLRNGMLTEAPAL; from the coding sequence ATGCAGACGACGACCACGGTTCCCCAGTCCTCGATGCTCGCAGAGCAGCTGACGAAAGCATCGCGCAAGGGCTTCTGGGACGTGTACTCGTACTTCCAGTGGCCGGAGTCGCTGCCCGACGACGCCTGGTACATGAGCCCCGAGCTGATCTCGATCTACGGGACCGAGCTGTGGGAGCGCATGACCGAGGCGCAGCAGAAGAAGCTGAGCCTCTTCGAGATCGGCAACTTCTTCTCGCTGACGCTGCAGGGCGAGCGCCCGCTCGTCGCGGGCATGAGCGACCTTCTCTACTCGTCGAAGATGACGCCGCAGGCCACCGAGTACCTGCATCACTTCATCGACGAAGAGAACAAGCACATGATCATGTTCGGCATCTTCTGCCACCGGTACCTGGGCAAGGTGTATCCGGAGAAGAAGATCGCCCTTCCCCGCGAGTACGCGAAGGGCGAGGCGGAGGTCACCTTCTTCTGCAAGGTGATGGTCGTCGAGGAATTGGGCGACTACTACAACGTCGTGATGCAGCGCGACAAGCGCATCCACTCGCTCATCCAGGAGATCAACTTCGTCCATCACCGCGACGAAGCGCGTCACCTCGGGTTCGGTCGCGAATTCGCGCGCGAGATGTGGGAGAAGCACTCGCCGTCGTGGCCGCCGGAGGTGCTGACGCGCTTCCGCAGCTGGCTCGCGCAGTACCTCAAGAGCTCGTGGGCCGACTTCTACAACCCGTCGATGTACCGCGACGCGGGGATCACGCGAGACAGCGGGCTCGGTGACCCGTACGAGGTCCGGCAGATGGCGCTCGCGCACCCGAAGTGCCTCGAGCACCGCGAGAAGGCGAGCAAGAAGCTCATCACGTACTTCCTGCGCAACGGGATGCTCACGGAGGCGCCCGCGCTCTGA
- a CDS encoding amino acid adenylation domain-containing protein — MHERARTLRSGFLASAERHPDRPALTVDGQPITYRELRDRAARIAATLDRAVRDHGVREEHALTAIYGHRHVSTFAGILGALLRGHGYVPLNPVFPPDRTRAMLDRSQVRCLIVDAHARATLGEVLHGIERELVILMPDASEDEVAAERAKYPTHRVLGAHDLAPASDWSPREVDENGIAYLLFTSGSTGVPKGVMVAHRNVVAFLDSMIERYRPTPEDRFSHTFDLTFDLSVFDLFMAWWSGACVCCPTAQQKAFPGKYATSSDITIWFSVPSTAVLMNKLRMLKEGTYPRMRYALFCGEALPVEVTQQFAKAAPNAVLENLYGPTELTIACTLYRWDVESSPRECELGVVPIGDAYPGMEIKVVDEELREVPPGETGELLMTGSQLTLGYFRDEERTAKAFVVPPGETRVFYRTGDRVRKPKDGSPMVYLGRVDNQIKIQGYRVELGEIEAVLRDVAKCDVAIAIGWPKSPSGADGVVGFVGLDGALQDGGDADAIRAAANERLPPYMQPRQIRFVREWPLNANGKVDRKVLTSWLQEGTQG, encoded by the coding sequence ATGCACGAACGAGCGCGCACGCTGCGCAGCGGGTTCCTGGCGTCGGCGGAGCGTCATCCCGATCGACCCGCGCTGACGGTCGACGGGCAGCCGATCACGTATCGCGAGCTCCGTGATCGCGCGGCGCGCATCGCGGCGACGCTCGATCGCGCGGTGCGCGATCACGGCGTGCGGGAGGAGCACGCGCTCACCGCGATCTACGGGCACCGTCACGTGTCGACGTTCGCGGGGATCCTCGGCGCGCTGCTGCGCGGTCACGGGTACGTGCCGCTCAACCCGGTGTTCCCGCCGGATCGCACGCGCGCGATGCTCGATCGCTCGCAGGTGCGCTGTCTGATCGTCGACGCGCACGCGCGCGCGACGCTCGGCGAGGTGCTGCACGGGATCGAGCGCGAGCTCGTCATCCTGATGCCCGACGCGAGCGAGGACGAGGTCGCGGCCGAGCGCGCGAAGTACCCGACGCATCGTGTGCTCGGAGCACACGACCTGGCGCCGGCGAGCGATTGGTCGCCTCGCGAGGTCGACGAGAATGGCATCGCGTACCTGCTCTTCACGTCGGGCTCGACGGGCGTGCCGAAGGGCGTGATGGTCGCGCACCGCAACGTCGTCGCGTTCCTCGACTCGATGATCGAGCGCTACCGCCCGACGCCCGAGGACCGCTTCTCGCACACGTTCGATCTGACGTTCGACCTCTCGGTGTTCGACCTCTTCATGGCGTGGTGGTCGGGCGCGTGCGTGTGCTGCCCCACCGCGCAGCAGAAGGCGTTCCCCGGCAAGTACGCGACGAGCAGCGACATCACGATCTGGTTCAGCGTGCCGTCGACCGCGGTGCTCATGAACAAGCTCCGCATGCTCAAGGAAGGCACCTATCCGAGGATGCGCTACGCGCTCTTCTGCGGAGAGGCGCTGCCCGTCGAGGTCACGCAGCAGTTCGCGAAGGCCGCGCCCAACGCGGTGCTCGAGAACCTCTACGGTCCGACCGAGCTCACCATCGCGTGCACGCTGTACCGTTGGGACGTCGAGAGCTCGCCGCGCGAGTGCGAGCTCGGCGTGGTGCCCATCGGCGACGCGTATCCGGGCATGGAGATCAAGGTCGTCGACGAGGAGCTGCGCGAGGTTCCGCCCGGCGAGACCGGCGAGCTCTTGATGACGGGCTCGCAGCTGACGCTCGGATACTTCCGCGACGAGGAGCGCACCGCGAAGGCGTTCGTGGTGCCGCCCGGCGAGACGCGCGTGTTCTATCGAACCGGTGATCGCGTCCGGAAGCCGAAGGACGGCTCGCCGATGGTCTACCTCGGGCGCGTCGACAACCAGATCAAGATCCAGGGGTATCGCGTCGAGCTCGGAGAGATCGAAGCGGTGCTGCGCGACGTGGCGAAGTGTGATGTCGCGATCGCGATCGGATGGCCGAAGAGCCCGAGCGGCGCGGACGGCGTCGTCGGTTTCGTCGGCCTCGACGGTGCTCTCCAGGACGGTGGAGACGCGGACGCGATCCGCGCCGCGGCGAACGAGCGACTGCCTCCGTACATGCAGCCGCGGCAGATCCGCTTCGTGCGCGAGTGGCCGCTCAACGCGAACGGCAAGGTCGATCGCAAGGTGCTCACCAGCTGGCTGCAGGAGGGGACGCAGGGATGA
- a CDS encoding polysaccharide deacetylase family protein, which translates to MSDLRWYVKKAARGGVALGAWGSGVVRAERMVSPGPRVRALTYHRFGHEPKEAFCVAPEEFEVQMAWLASEGLAVSQEDVIEFVRGRRALPDGAVLVTIDDGCISTLEIALPIMQKHRIPGVAFISTELVGAGYLGLPERYMTWDEIRSCAKAGMTIGSHSHAHKSLGQMSIDDARAQIRRSKETLERELDQSVKSFAYPFGTHGDFSDATDRALRDAGFEIAFNSQHGAIRPAPGREDALVSLPRVKVEGGEALWMFRLLALGAMDPWRVVDRNLWRLQRVRKEISTEAA; encoded by the coding sequence ATGAGCGATCTGCGCTGGTACGTGAAGAAGGCGGCGCGCGGCGGCGTGGCGCTCGGCGCGTGGGGCTCGGGCGTCGTCCGCGCGGAGCGGATGGTCTCGCCGGGGCCGCGGGTGCGCGCGCTGACGTACCACCGCTTCGGCCACGAGCCGAAAGAGGCCTTCTGCGTCGCGCCCGAGGAGTTCGAGGTGCAGATGGCGTGGCTCGCGAGCGAAGGGCTCGCGGTGTCGCAGGAGGACGTCATCGAGTTCGTGCGCGGGCGACGCGCGCTGCCCGACGGCGCGGTGCTCGTGACGATCGACGACGGGTGCATCAGCACGCTCGAGATCGCGCTCCCGATCATGCAGAAGCACCGCATCCCGGGCGTCGCGTTCATCAGCACGGAGCTCGTCGGCGCGGGCTATCTCGGGCTGCCCGAGCGCTACATGACGTGGGACGAGATCCGCTCGTGCGCGAAGGCGGGCATGACGATCGGGAGCCACTCGCACGCGCACAAGTCGCTCGGACAGATGTCGATCGACGATGCGCGCGCGCAGATCCGGCGGAGCAAGGAGACGCTCGAGCGCGAGCTCGACCAGAGCGTGAAGTCGTTCGCGTATCCCTTCGGCACGCACGGCGACTTCAGCGACGCGACCGATCGCGCGCTGCGCGATGCGGGGTTCGAGATCGCGTTCAACTCACAGCACGGCGCGATCCGCCCGGCGCCGGGTCGCGAGGACGCGCTCGTGTCGCTCCCGCGCGTGAAGGTCGAGGGCGGCGAGGCGCTCTGGATGTTCCGACTGCTCGCGCTCGGGGCGATGGACCCGTGGCGCGTCGTCGACCGGAACCTCTGGCGGCTCCAGCGAGTGCGGAAGGAGATCTCGACCGAGGCCGCGTGA
- a CDS encoding MFS transporter translates to MRHVPARLSAYYVAHFTCTGIHLPFWALWLASRDVPADWIGVLIGLGYWVSIASSPLAGRISDRVGAARPPMAVLAVIAVLGFVAFSFASGVPALAVLGVITFGAHSALLPLAESITQAHAAAGNARYGPVRLWGSLAFIVASAGAGWLVEHVGAAVVPWLMASGTLACLVASQQMPKRADARVPSASDDASATTPRGVAWGALVAGMVLAGAIQATHSVYYGFGSLRWSALGLDETTIGALWAEGVVAEIVLFALAPPLVARVGPAPMWIAGALAAALRWVLLARADDLARIAVAQLLHALSFGATHLGAMDFVRRALPITRLGTGQGMYTAILGLAYGVATPAAGALYERMQGDAYLVAAAVAGVAGVIALGAGPWIVRRATTA, encoded by the coding sequence ATGCGCCACGTCCCTGCACGCCTCTCGGCGTACTACGTCGCGCACTTCACCTGCACCGGGATCCACCTTCCGTTCTGGGCGCTCTGGCTCGCGTCGCGCGACGTGCCCGCGGACTGGATCGGCGTCCTGATCGGGCTCGGCTACTGGGTTTCGATCGCGAGCTCGCCGCTCGCCGGGCGCATCTCGGATCGCGTCGGCGCGGCGCGGCCGCCGATGGCCGTGCTCGCGGTGATCGCGGTGCTCGGGTTCGTCGCGTTCTCGTTCGCGTCGGGCGTGCCCGCGCTCGCGGTGCTCGGCGTGATCACGTTCGGCGCGCACTCCGCGCTCCTGCCGCTCGCCGAGAGCATCACGCAGGCGCACGCGGCCGCGGGCAACGCGCGCTACGGGCCCGTGCGGCTCTGGGGCTCGCTCGCGTTCATCGTCGCGTCGGCGGGCGCGGGGTGGCTCGTCGAGCACGTCGGGGCCGCGGTCGTGCCGTGGCTCATGGCGAGCGGAACGCTCGCGTGCCTCGTCGCGTCGCAGCAGATGCCGAAGCGCGCGGACGCGCGCGTGCCGAGCGCGAGCGACGACGCATCGGCGACGACGCCGCGCGGGGTCGCGTGGGGCGCGCTCGTGGCGGGCATGGTGCTCGCGGGCGCGATCCAGGCGACGCACTCGGTCTACTACGGGTTCGGGAGCCTGCGGTGGAGCGCGCTCGGGCTCGACGAGACGACGATTGGCGCGCTCTGGGCCGAAGGGGTCGTCGCGGAGATCGTGCTCTTCGCGCTCGCGCCGCCGCTCGTCGCGCGCGTCGGCCCCGCGCCGATGTGGATCGCGGGCGCGCTCGCGGCGGCGCTGCGCTGGGTGCTGCTCGCGCGCGCCGACGACCTCGCGCGGATCGCGGTCGCGCAGTTGCTGCACGCGCTCTCGTTCGGCGCGACGCACCTCGGCGCGATGGACTTCGTGCGACGCGCGCTGCCGATCACGCGGCTCGGGACCGGACAGGGCATGTACACCGCGATCCTCGGGCTCGCGTACGGCGTCGCGACGCCCGCCGCCGGCGCGCTGTACGAACGCATGCAGGGCGACGCGTACCTGGTCGCAGCGGCGGTCGCGGGCGTGGCGGGCGTGATCGCGCTCGGCGCCGGCCCGTGGATCGTGCGACGCGCGACGACGGCGTGA
- a CDS encoding glycosyltransferase family 4 protein yields MKIAYLINQYPAISHTFVRREIQALEQLGVDVVRFSVRRHPAGLKDPEDQKELEKTHVLLEHGARGLAEALARWSLTRPVQLAKAAKRATELGLNSDRGVLYHGAYLAEACVLVEQLEKHGVEHVHAHFGTNSATVAMLARELGGPPFSFTVHGPEEFDKPETIKLGEKIRASRFVAAISSFGRSQLWRRVPSTEWSKVHVVRCGLDASFLAKEPAPVPDVPRVVCVGRLHEQKGQALLVEAVARVAKSGTPIELVLVGGGELEEEIKAAVARHGIEKNVRFTGWASGDVVRREVEGGRAMVLPSFAEGLPVVIMEALALGRPVISTYVAGIPELVAPGDCGWLCAAGSVEQLETALRECLATPIPRLNEMAVEGRRRVSAMHDIRVSAQRLKTLFEGGELEDDGVAREEGSGERVVPPHVAG; encoded by the coding sequence ATGAAGATCGCCTACCTCATCAACCAGTACCCCGCGATCAGCCACACCTTCGTGCGCCGCGAGATCCAGGCGCTCGAGCAGCTCGGTGTCGACGTCGTGCGCTTCAGCGTGCGCCGCCACCCCGCGGGCCTGAAGGACCCCGAGGACCAGAAGGAGCTCGAGAAGACGCACGTGCTGCTCGAGCACGGCGCGCGCGGCCTCGCGGAGGCGCTCGCGCGGTGGTCGCTCACGCGTCCCGTGCAGCTCGCGAAGGCGGCGAAGCGCGCGACCGAGCTCGGCCTCAACAGCGATCGCGGCGTGCTCTATCACGGCGCGTACCTCGCCGAGGCGTGCGTGCTCGTCGAGCAGCTCGAGAAGCACGGCGTGGAGCACGTGCACGCGCACTTCGGCACGAACTCCGCGACCGTCGCGATGCTCGCGCGCGAGCTCGGCGGCCCGCCGTTCTCGTTCACCGTCCACGGCCCCGAGGAGTTCGACAAGCCCGAGACCATCAAGCTCGGCGAGAAGATCCGCGCGTCGCGCTTCGTCGCCGCGATCTCGAGCTTCGGCCGCAGCCAGCTGTGGCGTCGCGTTCCCTCGACCGAGTGGAGCAAGGTGCACGTCGTGCGCTGCGGGCTCGACGCGAGCTTCCTCGCGAAGGAGCCGGCGCCGGTGCCCGACGTGCCGCGCGTCGTGTGCGTCGGTCGGCTGCACGAGCAGAAGGGCCAGGCGCTCCTGGTCGAGGCGGTCGCGCGCGTCGCGAAGTCGGGCACACCGATCGAGCTCGTGCTGGTCGGCGGCGGCGAGCTCGAGGAGGAGATCAAGGCCGCGGTCGCGCGTCACGGCATCGAGAAGAACGTGCGCTTCACCGGCTGGGCGAGCGGAGACGTGGTGCGCCGCGAGGTCGAGGGCGGCCGCGCGATGGTGCTGCCGAGCTTCGCGGAGGGACTGCCGGTCGTGATCATGGAGGCGCTCGCGCTCGGGCGTCCCGTGATCAGCACGTACGTCGCGGGCATCCCCGAGCTCGTCGCGCCCGGCGACTGCGGATGGCTCTGCGCGGCGGGCAGCGTCGAGCAGCTCGAGACCGCGCTGCGCGAGTGCCTCGCGACGCCGATCCCGCGGCTGAACGAGATGGCGGTCGAGGGGCGTCGTCGCGTGAGCGCGATGCACGACATCCGCGTGAGCGCGCAGCGGCTCAAGACGCTGTTCGAAGGCGGCGAGCTCGAGGACGACGGCGTCGCGCGCGAAGAGGGCTCGGGCGAGCGCGTCGTCCCGCCGCACGTCGCGGGCTGA
- a CDS encoding nucleotidyltransferase family protein: MSDVAGIVLAAGRSARAGRVKALDTLDGETWIARAVRAQRDAGVERVLVVLGEPHAARIARALPEGVRWVRNPAPARGMLSSLQVALAASDAERVVVSLIDHPRVRASTVRGLIAALDAGALVARPRFGGRRGHPYAIAGDAIRALREAPLDRSARDVLLGIVPALDVEVDDPGVLDDLDHLGRSSLG, translated from the coding sequence GTGAGCGACGTCGCGGGCATCGTGCTCGCCGCCGGACGCAGCGCGCGCGCCGGGCGGGTCAAGGCGCTCGACACGCTCGACGGCGAGACGTGGATCGCGCGCGCCGTGCGCGCCCAGCGCGACGCGGGCGTCGAGCGCGTGCTCGTCGTGCTCGGCGAGCCCCACGCCGCGCGCATCGCGCGCGCACTGCCCGAGGGCGTGCGGTGGGTCCGCAATCCCGCGCCCGCGCGCGGCATGCTCTCCTCGCTGCAGGTCGCGCTCGCCGCGAGCGATGCCGAGCGCGTGGTCGTGTCGCTGATCGATCATCCGCGCGTCCGCGCGTCGACGGTGCGCGGGCTGATCGCCGCGCTCGACGCGGGCGCGCTCGTCGCGCGTCCCCGCTTCGGAGGACGTCGCGGCCATCCGTACGCGATCGCGGGCGACGCGATTCGCGCGCTGCGCGAGGCCCCGCTCGATCGCAGCGCGCGCGACGTGTTACTCGGGATCGTCCCCGCGCTCGACGTCGAGGTCGACGACCCCGGCGTGCTCGACGACCTCGATCATCTCGGCCGGAGCTCCCTCGGATGA
- a CDS encoding (2Fe-2S)-binding protein produces the protein MLRLRVNGEDLEVDAPDDMPLLWVLRDVLALTGTKYGCGIAQCGACTVHVDGEAVRSCVTPVSSVAGRAVTTIEGLSPDRSHPVQRAWIAEDVPQCGYCQSGQIMGAAALLARNPRPDGAAIDEAMRGHLCRCGTYARIRRAIARAAGEDA, from the coding sequence ATGCTGCGGCTGCGAGTGAACGGCGAGGACCTCGAGGTCGACGCGCCGGACGACATGCCGCTCCTCTGGGTGCTGCGCGACGTGCTCGCGCTCACCGGTACGAAGTACGGCTGCGGGATCGCGCAGTGCGGCGCGTGCACCGTGCACGTCGACGGCGAGGCGGTGCGCTCGTGCGTGACGCCGGTCTCCTCGGTCGCAGGTCGCGCGGTGACGACGATCGAAGGGCTCTCGCCCGATCGATCGCACCCGGTGCAGCGCGCGTGGATCGCGGAGGACGTTCCGCAGTGCGGCTACTGCCAGTCCGGCCAGATCATGGGCGCGGCGGCGCTCCTCGCGCGCAACCCACGGCCCGACGGCGCCGCGATCGACGAGGCGATGCGCGGCCACCTGTGTCGCTGCGGCACGTACGCGCGCATCCGTCGTGCGATCGCGCGCGCGGCAGGAGAGGACGCGTGA